A window of the Fusarium fujikuroi IMI 58289 draft genome, chromosome FFUJ_chr09 genome harbors these coding sequences:
- a CDS encoding probable ABC1 transport protein, translating into MAASHLPGEARSEHSSHDTIVDMDTNPNEKPPAPKDDKTSSSDDEIEQEQSEEMVRRHSIVRDLARQYTNTSAHFNGSHADLFNAADADSPLNPHSENFNARAWAKAVAKSMGEHGSGFRQSGICFQDMNVFGYGAETDYQKDVGNIWLSLPGMVRNIFSPTAGKRRIDILRGFDGVVNAGEMLVVLGPPSLSGETNGIYIDEGTYFNYNGVPAKEMHKHHKGETIYTAEVDVHFPMLSVGDTLTFAARARCPQNLPPNIDHNQYSDHMRDVVMAMYGISHTINTQVGDNYIRGVSGGERKRVTIAEATLSNAPFQCWDNSTRGLDSANAIEFCKTLRLQSELFGQTCAVSIYQAPQSAYDLFDKALVLYEGRQIFFGPADEARQYFINLGFECPDRQTTPDFLTSMTAPSERVIRPGFENKVPRTPDEFAARWKESREYQIIRAEIETYKSLYPLNGSSAEAFRENKKSAQAKGQRLKSPFTLSYAQQVQLCLWRGFKRLKGSPEVTIFSLVANTVTALIASSLFYNMQPTTSDFFKRGAVLFLAVLMNAFASALEILTQYSQRPIVEKHARYAFYHPSAEAFSSILVDMPYKISNSILFNVTLYFMTNLNREAGAFFFYLLVSFIMVLAMSGIFRSIASLSRTLSQAMVPASLLILALVIFAGFVIPTDYMLGWCRWINYLDPVAYAFESLMVNEFSGRNFTCTAFIPSNSVAGYEDIGGLNRACSTVGSIPGDSVINGDRYLNLQYKYYHAHKWRNIGILIAMTIFNHVVYIVATEYISAKKSKGEVLVFRHGHLPASTKNKSDPEAAVSGPVPTAEKFNNEVANIQGSTSVFHWNNVCYDIKIKNEPRRILDNVDGWVKPGTLTALMGVSGAGKTTLLDCLADRISMGVITGEMLVDGKIRDSSFQRKTGYVQQQDLHLETSTVREALTFSALLRQPASTPRAEKIAYVDEVIKLLDMQEYADAVVGVLGEGLNVEQRKRLTIGVELAAKPPLLLFVDEPTSGLDSQTSWAILDLLEKLSKAGQSILCTIHQPSAMLFQRFDRLLFLAKGGRTIYFGDIGENSETLTNYFVKNGSDPCPKGDNPAEWMLEVIGAAPGSHTEIDWHQTWRQSPEYQEVQTELQRLKAEGSAHNEPHDTNSESYREFAAPFWEQLRIASLRVFQQYWRTPSYIYSKATLCIQVGLFIGLVFLNAPLSIQGLQNQMFAIFQVFTVFGQLMPHFVTQRSLYEVRERPSKTYSWKVFMLSQIFAEIPWNSLMSVFLFVCLYYPVGFQKNAEAAGQTAERGALMWLLIWQFLVFTCTFAHMAIAITDTAEAGGNLANVAFMMCLFFCGILASPNNMPGFWIWMYRVSPFTYLASAILSTGMANTKVTCAANEYTVMQPLNGSTCGEYLQKFADKAGGYVLNPDATSDCNFCSVSDTNTFLKALSASYDHRWRDFGIGMVYIVFNIGAALFLYWLVRMPKNKNKKKQE; encoded by the exons ATGGCTGCTTCTCATCTTCCGGGTGAGGCACGCTCAGAGCACAGCAGCCACGACACCATCGTCGACATGGACACCAATCCGAACGAGAAGCCCCCTGCTCCCAAGGACGACAAGACGAGCTccagcgacgatgagatCGAGCAGGAGCAGAGCGAGGAGATGGTGCGTCGGCACTCCATCGTGCGCGATCTAGCACGGCAGTACACCAACACATCAGCGCACTTCAATGGCAGCCACGCAGATCTCTTCAACGCAGCCGATGCGGATTCACCCCTTAACCCGCACAGCGAGAACTTCAACGCCAGGGCGTGGGCCAAGGCCGTGGCTAAGTCGATGGGTGAGCATGGCTCTGGGTTCCGACAGAGCGGTATTTGCTTCCAGGACATGAACGTCTTTGGATACGGTGCTGAGACGGATTACCAAAAGGACGTTGGTAACATCTGGCTCAGTCTCCCCGGCATGGTGCGCAACATCTTCTCCCCCACAGCTGGTAAGCGCCGCATTGATATCCTTCGTGGTTTCGACGGTGTCGTCAACGCCGGAGAAATGCTCGTTGTTCTTGGCCCCCCT TCATTGTCCGGCGAGACAAATGGTATCTACATCGACGAGGGCACATACTTCAACTACAACGGTGTGCCCGCCAAGGAAATGCACAAGCATCACAAGGGTGAGACTATCTACACCGCTGAGGTCGACGTGCATTTCCCCATGCTCTCGGTCGGCGACACACTCACCTTTGCCGCGCGTGCGAGATGTCCCCAGAACTTACCGCCCAACATCGACCACAACCAGTACAGCGACCACATGCGCGATGTCGTCATGGCCATGTACGGCATCAGCCATACCATCAACACGCAGGTTGGCGATAACTACATTCGCGGTGTTTCAGGAGGTGAACGAAAGCGCGTGACCATCGCAGAGGCGACACTCTCCAACGCCCCCTTCCAATGTTGGGATAACTCGACTCGTGGTTTAGATTCCGCCAACGCCATTGAGTTCTGCAAAACTCTGCGCTTGCAATCTGAACTCTTCGGCCAGACGTGTGCTGTCTCGATCTATCAGGCTCCCCAGTCTGCATACGATCTCTTCGACAAGGCCCTCGTTCTGTACGAAGGACGCCAGATCTTCTTTGGTCCTGCGGATGAAGCGAGGCAGTACTTCATCAATCTCGGCTTCGAATGTCCCGATCGTCAAACAACGCCTGACTTCCTCACGTCCATGACCGCACCATCCGAGCGCGTCATCCGACCCGGCTTCGAGAACAAGGTCCCCCGCACCCCCGATGAGTTCGCCGCCCGCTGGAAGGAATCCCGCGAGTATCAGATCATCCGCGCCGAGATCGAGACCTACAAGAGTCTCTACCCTCTCAACGGTTCCAGCGCCGAAGCTTTCCGCGAGAACAAAAAGTCAGCCCAAGCTAAAGGCCAACGCCTCAAGTCCCCCTTCACGCTATCCTACGCGCAGCAAGTCCAACTGTGCCTCTGGCGTGGCTTCAAGCGTCTCAAGGGTTCACCAGAGGTCACGATCTTCTCCCTCGTGGCAAATACTGTCACGGCGCTCATCGCCTCATCGCTCTTCTACAACATGCAGCCCACGACGAGCGACTTCTTCAAGCGCGGCGCTGTTCTATTCCTTGCTGTGCTGATGAACGCTTTCGCTTCCGCCCTTGAGATTCTGACGCAGTACTCCCAACGACCCATCGTTGAGAAACACGCACGCTATGCCTTCTACCACCCTTCTGCTGAGGCCTTTTCCTCGATATTGGTTGATATGCCGTATAAAATCAGTAATAGTATTCTGTTCAATGTCACTCTTTACTTCATGACGAACCTTAACAGGGAGGCGGGGGCGTTCTTTTTCTACCTCCTTGTTTCGTTCATCATGGTCCTCGCCATGTCTGGTATTTTCCGATCTAT TGCTTCCCTCTCTCGTACTCTCTCACAGGCTATGGTTCCCGCTTCGCTGCTGATCCTCGCCCTCGTCATCTTTGCTGGCTTCGTCATCCCAACGGACTACATGCTCGGCTGGTGTCGATGGATCAACTACCTCGACCCAGTAGCCTACGCCTTCGAGTCCCTCATGGTCAACGAATTCTCCGGTCGCAACTTCACCTGCACTGCTTTCATACCCAGCAACTCAGTCGCTGGCTATGAAGACATCGGCGGTCTCAACCGAGCTTGTTCCACTGTCGGCAGCATTCCTGGCGACAGCGTCATCAACGGCGATCGCTACCTCAACCTTCAGTACAAGTACTACCACGCCCACAAGTGGCGCAACATCGGTATCCTCATCGCCATgaccatcttcaaccacgTCGTCTACATCGTCGCTACCGAGTACATCTCCGCCAAGAAGTCAAAGGGTGAAGTTCTCGTCTTCCGTCACGGCCACCTCCCCGCCTCCACCAAGAACAAATCCGATCCCGAGGCCGCTGTTTCTGGCCCTGTTCCCACCGCTGAAAAGTTCAACAACGAAGTTGCCAATATTCAAGGATCGACTAGCGTCTTCCACTGGAACAACGTGTGCTAcgacatcaagatcaagaacgaACCACGACGAATTCTCGACAACGTTGACGGATGGGTCAAGCCAGGAACGTTAACTGCTCTGATGGGTGTATCCGGTGCCGGAAAGACTACTCTTCTCGACTGCCTCGCCGATCGTATCTCAATGGGCGTCATCACAGGTGAAATGCTTGTTGACGGCAAGATCCGCGATTCATCGTTCCAGCGAAAGACCGGCTACGTGCAGCAGCAAGATCTTCATCTCGAGACCAGCACTGTTCGTGAAGCCCTTACCTTCTCCGCCCTCCTCCGCCAGCCTGCCTCTACCCCCCGCGCCGAGAAGATCGCCTACGTCGACGAAGTCATCAAGCTGCTTGACATGCAAGAGTACGCTGACGCTGTCGTCGGTGTCCTCGGCGAGGGTCTCAACGTTGAACAACGCAAGCGTCTCACCATTGGCGTTGAGCTTGCGGCCAAGCCTCCcctgctcctcttcgtcgACGAACCTACTTCCGGTCTTGACTCGCAGACATCCTGGGCCattctcgacctcctcgagaagctctCCAAGGCAGGCCAGTCTATTCTCTGTACCATCCACCAACCGTCTGCTATGCTCTTCCAACGCTTCGACCGTCTTCTGTTCCTCGCCAAGGGCGGACGCACTATCTACTTTGGCGACATCGGTGAAAACTCTGAGACCTTAACCAACTACTTCGTCAAGAACGGTTCTGATCCTTGTCCCAAGGGCGATAACCCTGCCGAGTGGATGCTCGAGGTCATTGGCGCGGCTCCTGGCTCACACACTGAGATCGATTGGCATCAGACTTGGCGACAGAGCCCTGAGTATCAGGAGGTTCAGACTGAGCTTCAGcgtctcaaggctgagggCAGTGCTCACAATGAACCCCATGACACTAACTCTGAGTCGTACCGGGAATTCGCTGCGCCTTTCTGGGAGCAGCTTCGCATCGCTAGTCTCCGTGTCTTCCAGCAGTACTGGCGCACTCCTTCATACATCTACTCCAAGGCTACTCTGTGTATCCAAGTTGGTCTCTTCATCggtcttgtcttcctcaacgCTCCCCTGTCAATCCAGGGCTTGCAGAATCAGATGTTTGccatcttccaggtcttcACAGTCTTTGGTCAATTG ATGCCTCACTTCGTCACCCAACGCTCCCTCTACGAAGTCCGCGAACGCCCCTCCAAGACCTACAGCTGGAAGGTCTTTATGCTCTCCCAAATCTTCGCCGAGATTCCTTGGAACAGTCTCATGTCTGTCTTCCTGTTTGTCTGCCTCTACTACCCCGTCGGCTTCCAGAAGAACGCCGAAGCAGCTGGTCAGACCGCCGAGAGAGGCGCTCTCATGTGGCTTCTCATCTGGCAGTTCCTCGTTTTCACGTGTACCTTTGCCCACATggccatcgccatcaccgACACTGCTGAGGCAGGCGGTAACCTTGCCAACGTCGCCTTCATGATGTGCCTGTTCTTCTGCGGTATCTTGGCCTCGCCCAACAACATGCCCggcttctggatctggatGTATAGAGTATCGCCGTTTACGTACCTTGCCTCGGCGATTTTATCGACTGGTATGGCCAACACCAAAGTCACTTGTGCTGCCAACGAGTACACAGTTATGCAGCCCCTCAATGGCTCAACCTGTGGAGAATATCTCCAGAAGTTCGCCGACAAGGCTGGCGGTTACGTCCTCAACCCCGATGCCACATCTGACTGCAACTTCTGCTCCGTCAGCGACACCAACACGTTCCTCAAGGCTCTCAGCGCTAGCTACGATCACCGATGGAGAGACTTTGGTATCGGAATGGTGTACATTGTCTTCAACATTGGCGCCGCTCTGTTCTTGTACTGGCTTGTTCGCAtgcccaagaacaagaacaagaagaagcaggagtAG